In Anas acuta chromosome 5, bAnaAcu1.1, whole genome shotgun sequence, a single window of DNA contains:
- the MLH3 gene encoding DNA mismatch repair protein Mlh3 isoform X3 translates to MIKCLGEDVRARLRSGVTITSLGQCVEELVLNSIDAKATCVAVRVDLEAFKIQVVDNGSGMGKDDLHKMGKRYFTSKCSSLGDLENLTYYGFRGEALASIANMASVVEVSSKTSRTAKTFVKLFHNGHALDVCEAELSRPSGGTTVTACNLFHQLPVRRRCMDPVLEFERVRQKVEAISLMHPSVSLSLRNDVSCAMVLQLPKTRDVYSRFCQIYGLGRSQKLREVSHKSGGFEISGYISSEGHYNKNMQFLYVNRRLVLKTRLHKLIDFLLRKQSVICKAKSGPANRQACSSPGRHRSGPELYGIFILNVSCAYSDYDVCLEPAKTLIEFQNWDALLACIEEGVKMFLKREHLFVEPCSEDIREFNEDNDFCLYNAPVPKPSLSEEKSIEENFKKACDEILDSYEIRKLQSKDVKRKSTMGKKSSNPTESDKNLQEVEVSSNQKIAEPTDPCRNSKAEILLPSRDDTTSNFTVSDISEQEPKAANCPQTVPDAHLRSSENLHSSFTEGARSAIIKIDGCRDLLHRADNCIKDVGNQQDKVVQKSTTVSNLNADITRWLSERQDPTETATESETVSGSSLMRLSNAGKGDRGTTEVVDDAGRGAASSVPKKTCSVGLKTHVQSEPPRGREQTETSLVLNMHSRPGPVSAKHTFRHKVSFPTQALNAKDVSSNTNKEHAPPCSREGHTADRGEQSENKSLSNQASEGIAMATAASKRHYETSDVTELPLATSLGNPHNKATKSPRRQRAEPRSQPCKKLSLSTQLGSLEKFRRYYGRVKCVLPRPLAEQNKSGVPVCNSQANRDFSKKQNDGHGGWSICETPTLEHTDSNNNSQLVRSLDETLVCSGEVSPDKRAVCQSPLTLSDYSEVKTNISSRRSPGSLSSKLSRMKSDRKEVKQLGEQFQTDSSGKDNTSFDLESSNNDGLCNARQMCKSTAENMRESCSVSKGDACQPSDDVRAEPTKHAVSSSPLSSTEGEYAVSASGVLPLPAKKDCPNVICEDKSVLAELSKQNLKDTEDPCATFPSNVAFSADNTSRGDPRDDLRCSDWLQDFDASSGKTIYINTATGLSTYSTPPAEGFQAACVKDITTMAVNVVSENDAEGESLQSLLSEWDNPVFVRCPEIAVDVTSGQAENLAVKIHNILYPYRFTKDMVHSMQVLQQVDNKFIACVINTRNEMDKKEGGNLVVLVDQHAAHERIRLEQLIADSYEKEAAECGKKKLLSSSISPPMEIEVTEEQRRILRCCYKNLKDLGLELSFPETNNSLILVKKVPLCFIEREANELRRKRQPVTESIVEEFIQEQVELVQTTGRARGTLPLTLLKVLASQACHGAIKFNDSLTLEESCQLIKALSSCQLPFQCAHGRPSMMPLADIDHLQQEIQPKPNLARLRKMVRAWHLFGSKDPNQKKY, encoded by the exons ATGATCAAGTGCCTGGGTGAAGATGTGCGCGCCCGGCTGCGCTCCGGAGTCACCATCACCTCGCTGGGGCAGTGCGTCGAGGAGCTCGTCCTCAACAGCATCGATGCCAAAGCAACGTGTGTTGCCGTCAGGGTGGATCTGGAAGCTTTTAAGATCCAGGTGGTGGATAATGGGTCCGGGATGGGGAAAGATGATTTGCATAAAATGGGAAAACGGTATTTCACCAGTAAGTGCAGCTCGCTGGGAGACCTGGAGAACCTGACGTACTACGGCTTTAGAGGCGAGGCTTTGGCAAGCATAGCTAACATGGCCAGCGTTGTGGAAGTTTCATCAAAGACCAGCAGGACAGCAAAAACCTTTGTGAAACTGTTTCACAACGGGCACGCACTGGATGTCTGTGAAGCTGAGCTGAGCAGACCAAGTGGTGGAACGACAGTGACCGCTTGCAATCTGTTCCATCAGCTACCGGTGAGGAGGAGGTGCATGGATCCTGTGCTGGAATTTGAGAGAGTGAGACAGAAAGTAGAGGCAATTTCGCTGATGCATCCCTCTGTTTCCCTTTCATTAAGGAACGATGTTTCTTGTGCCATGGTGCTCCAGCTCCCTAAGACGAGAGACGTTTACTCTCGTTTTTGTCAAATCTATGGGCTGGGCAGATCACAGAAGTTAAGAGAAGTGAGTCATAAGTCTGGAGGATTTGAGATAAGTGGTTATATCAGTTCTGAAGGACATTACAACAAGAACATGCAGTTCTTGTATGTGAATAGGAGGCTTGTTTTAAAGACGAGGCTACACAAActaattgattttttattaagaaaacaaagtgtcatttgcaaagcaaaaagtGGCCCTGCAAACAGACAGGCTTGCTCGAGTCCTGGTCGCCACCGTAGTGGCCCAGAGCTGTACGGGATCTTTATTCTCAATGTGTCCTGTGCATACAGTGACTACGATGTGTGTCTGGAACCTGCAAAAACTCTGATCGAGTTCCAGAACTGGGATGCTCTTCTAGCTTGCATAGAGGAAggagtgaaaatgtttttgaagcGAGAACATTTATTTGTTGAACCATGTAGCGAGGACATCAGAGAATTTAATGAAGATAATGACTTTTGTTTGTATAATGCTCCAGTTCCAAAGCCCTCGCTCTCTGAGGAAAAGAGCATCGAAGAAAACTTTAAGAAAGCATGTGATGAAATTTTGGATTCCTATGAAATACGTAAGTTGCAATCAAAAGATGTCAAAAGAAAATCCAcgatgggaaaaaaatcttcaaatccTACAGAGTCGGATAAAAATCTACAGGAGGTTGAAGTTTCTTCAAATCAAAAGATTGCTGAACCAACCGATCCGTGTAGAAACAGTAAAGCAGAGATTCTACTGCCCAGCAGAGATGACACAACTTCTAATTTCACTGTATCAGATATCTCAGAACAGGAGCCAAAAGCCGCTAATTGTCCCCAAACAGTGCCTGATGCTCACCTCAGATCTTCAGAAAATCTCCATTCCTCTTTCACTGAAGGGGCCAGATCAGCGATAATAAAAATAGACGGTTGTCGTGACCTGCTGCATCGTGCAGACAACTGCATAAAAGATGTGGGAAACCAGCAAGACAAAGTAGTGCAGAAAAGCACCACGGTCAGTAACTTGAACGCTGATATTACTCGGTGGCTGTCTGAAAGACAAGACCCTACTGAAACAGCAACAGAATCTGAAACTGTCTCTGGAAGTTCACTGATGAGACTGTCTAATGCAGGAAAAGGAGACAGGGGGACAACTGAAGTGGTGGATGATGCCGGGAGGGGAGCTGCTAGTTCAGTACCcaaaaaaacatgttctgtAGGCCTCAAAACACATGTGCAAAGTGAACCCCCACGTGGGCgtgaacaaacagaaacaagtcTTGTGTTAAACATGCACAGTAGACCTGGCCCTGTCAGTGCCAAGCACACGTTTAGGCACAAAGTGAGTTTTCCCACTCAGGCTTTAAATGCTAAGGATGTTTCCAGTAATACAAATAAAGAACACGCACCTCCCTGCAGCAGAGAAGGACACACGGCTGACAGAGGTGAGCAGTCAGAGAACAAAAGTTTGTCAAATCAGGCGAGTGAGGGGATAGCCATGGCCACTGCTGCCAGTAAAAGACATTATGAAACATCTGATGTTACAGAATTGCCGTTGGCAACATCTTTAGGTAATCCTCACAATAAAGCTACAAAAAGTCCTAGAAGACAAAGAGCTGAGCCAAGATCCCAGCCCTGTAAGAAGCTGAGCCTATCCACACAGCTGGGCTCCCTAGAAAAGTTCAGGAGATACTACGGGAGAGTCAAGTGTGTGCTGCCAAGGCCGTTAGCAGAGCAGAACAAATCTGGTGTCCCTGTTTGTAATTCACAAGCTAACCGTGACTTTTCAAAGAAGCAGAATGACGGTCATGGTGGCTGGAGTATTTGTGAGACTCCGACTTTGGAACACACAGATTCCAATAATAACAGCCAGCTTGTGAGATCGTTAGATGAGACTTTAGTCTGCAGCGGAGAAGTTTCACCAGACAAACGAGCCGTTTGTCAGAGCCCTTTGACGTTGTCTGATTACTCAGAggttaaaacaaacataagTAGTAGAAGATCTCCAGGATCATTATCATCCAAACTGTCCAGAATGAAGAGCGACCGCAAAGAAGTAAAACAACTTGGTGAGCAATTCCAAACAGATTCCAGTGGAAAAGATAACACCTCTTTTGATCTTGAATCTTCAAATAATGATGGTTTGTGCAATGCACGTCAAATGTGTAAATCGACAGCGGAAAACATGAGGGAAAGTTGCAGCGTTTCTAAGGGGGATGCTTGCCAGCCATCAGACGATGTGAGAGCAGAACCCACGAAGCACGCTGTCAGCTCATCACCACTCAGCAGCACTGAAGGGGAATACGCAGTCTCTGCAAGCGGTGTTTTACCCTTACCAGCAAAAAAAGATTGTCCTAACGTCATCTGTGAAGATAAAAGCGTGTTAGCTGAActctcaaaacaaaacttgaaagATACGGAGGATCCCTGTGCAACCTTCCCAAGTAACGTGGCGTTCTCTGCAGACAACACAAGTAGAGGCGACCCCAGAGATGATTTGCGTTGTTCTGACTGGCTGCAAGATTTTGATGCTTCCTCGGGTAAGACGATTTACATCAATACAGCAACTGGGCTGAGCACCTACAGCACTCCTCCTGCTGAAGGATTTCAGGCTGCCTGCGTTAAAGATATAACGACAATGGCTGTGAACGTTGTCTCGGAGAATG ATGCTGAAGGCGAGTCTCTCCAGTCATTGCTTTCAGAATGGGATAATCCCGTTTTTGTTCGCTGCCCAGAG ATTGCTGTGGATGTGACCAGTGGTCAGGCTGAGAATCTGGCTGTGAAAATTCACAATATCTTGTATCCTTATCGTTTCACCAAAGACATGGTCCATTCGATGCAG GTTCTTCAGCAAGTGGACAACAAATTTATTGCTTGTGTAATCAACACCAGGAATGAAATGGATAAAAAGGAAG GTGGAAACCTCGTGGTTTTGGTGGATCAACACGCAGCGCATGAACGGATCCGCTTGGAGCAGCTTATTGCAG ATTCCTATGAGAAGGAAGCTGCAGAGTGTGGCAAGAAGAAATTACTGTCCTCCTCCATCTCTCCCCCTATGGAGATTGAAGTTAcagaagagcaaagaagaaTTCTACG atgCTGCTACAAAAATTTGAAGGATCTGGGCCTTGAATTATCATTTCCTGAGACCAACAATTCCTTGATTCTAGTCAAGAAAGTGCCGCTGTGTTTTATAGAAAGAGAAGCCAATGAATTACGACGGAAAAGACAACCTGTCACCGAAAGCATTGTGGAG gagtTTATTCAAGAACAAGTTGAG CTAGTGCAGACCACAGGACGAGCACGAGGGACACTGCCTCTGACGCTTCTGAAGGTGTTAGCTTCCCAAGCCTGTCATG GAGCTATCAAGTTCAACGACAGTTTGACGTTGGAGGAGAGCTGTCAGCTCATTAAAGCTTTGTCCTCTTGCCAGCTGCCCTTCCAGTGTGCTCACGGCAGGCCTTCCATGATGCCCCTTGCAGACATCGACCATCTGCAGCAGGAAATTCAG CCTAAACCTAATTTGGCTAGACTGCGGAAGATGGTTCGAGCATGGCACCTGTTTGGGAGTAAAGACCCTAACCAAAAGAAGTACTGA
- the MLH3 gene encoding DNA mismatch repair protein Mlh3 isoform X5 produces the protein MIKCLGEDVRARLRSGVTITSLGQCVEELVLNSIDAKATCVAVRVDLEAFKIQVVDNGSGMGKDDLHKMGKRYFTSKCSSLGDLENLTYYGFRGEALASIANMASVVEVSSKTSRTAKTFVKLFHNGHALDVCEAELSRPSGGTTVTACNLFHQLPVRRRCMDPVLEFERVRQKVEAISLMHPSVSLSLRNDVSCAMVLQLPKTRDVYSRFCQIYGLGRSQKLREVSHKSGGFEISGYISSEGHYNKNMQFLYVNRRLVLKTRLHKLIDFLLRKQSVICKAKSGPANRQACSSPGRHRSGPELYGIFILNVSCAYSDYDVCLEPAKTLIEFQNWDALLACIEEGVKMFLKREHLFVEPCSEDIREFNEDNDFCLYNAPVPKPSLSEEKSIEENFKKACDEILDSYEIRKLQSKDVKRKSTMGKKSSNPTESDKNLQEVEVSSNQKIAEPTDPCRNSKAEILLPSRDDTTSNFTVSDISEQEPKAANCPQTVPDAHLRSSENLHSSFTEGARSAIIKIDGCRDLLHRADNCIKDVGNQQDKVVQKSTTVSNLNADITRWLSERQDPTETATESETVSGSSLMRLSNAGKGDRGTTEVVDDAGRGAASSVPKKTCSVGLKTHVQSEPPRGREQTETSLVLNMHSRPGPVSAKHTFRHKVSFPTQALNAKDVSSNTNKEHAPPCSREGHTADRGEQSENKSLSNQASEGIAMATAASKRHYETSDVTELPLATSLGNPHNKATKSPRRQRAEPRSQPCKKLSLSTQLGSLEKFRRYYGRVKCVLPRPLAEQNKSGVPVCNSQANRDFSKKQNDGHGGWSICETPTLEHTDSNNNSQLVRSLDETLVCSGEVSPDKRAVCQSPLTLSDYSEVKTNISSRRSPGSLSSKLSRMKSDRKEVKQLGEQFQTDSSGKDNTSFDLESSNNDGLCNARQMCKSTAENMRESCSVSKGDACQPSDDVRAEPTKHAVSSSPLSSTEGEYAVSASGVLPLPAKKDCPNVICEDKSVLAELSKQNLKDTEDPCATFPSNVAFSADNTSRGDPRDDLRCSDWLQDFDASSGKTIYINTATGLSTYSTPPAEGFQAACVKDITTMAVNVVSENGVQYRCHPFRSEIVLPFLPRPRKEKTLASQDPRDAEGESLQSLLSEWDNPVFVRCPEIAVDVTSGQAENLAVKIHNILYPYRFTKDMVHSMQVLQQVDNKFIACVINTRNEMDKKEGGNLVVLVDQHAAHERIRLEQLIADSYEKEAAECGKKKLLSSSISPPMEIEVTEEQRRILRCCYKNLKDLGLELSFPETNNSLILVKKVPLCFIEREANELRRKRQPVTESIVEEFIQEQVEELSSSTTV, from the exons ATGATCAAGTGCCTGGGTGAAGATGTGCGCGCCCGGCTGCGCTCCGGAGTCACCATCACCTCGCTGGGGCAGTGCGTCGAGGAGCTCGTCCTCAACAGCATCGATGCCAAAGCAACGTGTGTTGCCGTCAGGGTGGATCTGGAAGCTTTTAAGATCCAGGTGGTGGATAATGGGTCCGGGATGGGGAAAGATGATTTGCATAAAATGGGAAAACGGTATTTCACCAGTAAGTGCAGCTCGCTGGGAGACCTGGAGAACCTGACGTACTACGGCTTTAGAGGCGAGGCTTTGGCAAGCATAGCTAACATGGCCAGCGTTGTGGAAGTTTCATCAAAGACCAGCAGGACAGCAAAAACCTTTGTGAAACTGTTTCACAACGGGCACGCACTGGATGTCTGTGAAGCTGAGCTGAGCAGACCAAGTGGTGGAACGACAGTGACCGCTTGCAATCTGTTCCATCAGCTACCGGTGAGGAGGAGGTGCATGGATCCTGTGCTGGAATTTGAGAGAGTGAGACAGAAAGTAGAGGCAATTTCGCTGATGCATCCCTCTGTTTCCCTTTCATTAAGGAACGATGTTTCTTGTGCCATGGTGCTCCAGCTCCCTAAGACGAGAGACGTTTACTCTCGTTTTTGTCAAATCTATGGGCTGGGCAGATCACAGAAGTTAAGAGAAGTGAGTCATAAGTCTGGAGGATTTGAGATAAGTGGTTATATCAGTTCTGAAGGACATTACAACAAGAACATGCAGTTCTTGTATGTGAATAGGAGGCTTGTTTTAAAGACGAGGCTACACAAActaattgattttttattaagaaaacaaagtgtcatttgcaaagcaaaaagtGGCCCTGCAAACAGACAGGCTTGCTCGAGTCCTGGTCGCCACCGTAGTGGCCCAGAGCTGTACGGGATCTTTATTCTCAATGTGTCCTGTGCATACAGTGACTACGATGTGTGTCTGGAACCTGCAAAAACTCTGATCGAGTTCCAGAACTGGGATGCTCTTCTAGCTTGCATAGAGGAAggagtgaaaatgtttttgaagcGAGAACATTTATTTGTTGAACCATGTAGCGAGGACATCAGAGAATTTAATGAAGATAATGACTTTTGTTTGTATAATGCTCCAGTTCCAAAGCCCTCGCTCTCTGAGGAAAAGAGCATCGAAGAAAACTTTAAGAAAGCATGTGATGAAATTTTGGATTCCTATGAAATACGTAAGTTGCAATCAAAAGATGTCAAAAGAAAATCCAcgatgggaaaaaaatcttcaaatccTACAGAGTCGGATAAAAATCTACAGGAGGTTGAAGTTTCTTCAAATCAAAAGATTGCTGAACCAACCGATCCGTGTAGAAACAGTAAAGCAGAGATTCTACTGCCCAGCAGAGATGACACAACTTCTAATTTCACTGTATCAGATATCTCAGAACAGGAGCCAAAAGCCGCTAATTGTCCCCAAACAGTGCCTGATGCTCACCTCAGATCTTCAGAAAATCTCCATTCCTCTTTCACTGAAGGGGCCAGATCAGCGATAATAAAAATAGACGGTTGTCGTGACCTGCTGCATCGTGCAGACAACTGCATAAAAGATGTGGGAAACCAGCAAGACAAAGTAGTGCAGAAAAGCACCACGGTCAGTAACTTGAACGCTGATATTACTCGGTGGCTGTCTGAAAGACAAGACCCTACTGAAACAGCAACAGAATCTGAAACTGTCTCTGGAAGTTCACTGATGAGACTGTCTAATGCAGGAAAAGGAGACAGGGGGACAACTGAAGTGGTGGATGATGCCGGGAGGGGAGCTGCTAGTTCAGTACCcaaaaaaacatgttctgtAGGCCTCAAAACACATGTGCAAAGTGAACCCCCACGTGGGCgtgaacaaacagaaacaagtcTTGTGTTAAACATGCACAGTAGACCTGGCCCTGTCAGTGCCAAGCACACGTTTAGGCACAAAGTGAGTTTTCCCACTCAGGCTTTAAATGCTAAGGATGTTTCCAGTAATACAAATAAAGAACACGCACCTCCCTGCAGCAGAGAAGGACACACGGCTGACAGAGGTGAGCAGTCAGAGAACAAAAGTTTGTCAAATCAGGCGAGTGAGGGGATAGCCATGGCCACTGCTGCCAGTAAAAGACATTATGAAACATCTGATGTTACAGAATTGCCGTTGGCAACATCTTTAGGTAATCCTCACAATAAAGCTACAAAAAGTCCTAGAAGACAAAGAGCTGAGCCAAGATCCCAGCCCTGTAAGAAGCTGAGCCTATCCACACAGCTGGGCTCCCTAGAAAAGTTCAGGAGATACTACGGGAGAGTCAAGTGTGTGCTGCCAAGGCCGTTAGCAGAGCAGAACAAATCTGGTGTCCCTGTTTGTAATTCACAAGCTAACCGTGACTTTTCAAAGAAGCAGAATGACGGTCATGGTGGCTGGAGTATTTGTGAGACTCCGACTTTGGAACACACAGATTCCAATAATAACAGCCAGCTTGTGAGATCGTTAGATGAGACTTTAGTCTGCAGCGGAGAAGTTTCACCAGACAAACGAGCCGTTTGTCAGAGCCCTTTGACGTTGTCTGATTACTCAGAggttaaaacaaacataagTAGTAGAAGATCTCCAGGATCATTATCATCCAAACTGTCCAGAATGAAGAGCGACCGCAAAGAAGTAAAACAACTTGGTGAGCAATTCCAAACAGATTCCAGTGGAAAAGATAACACCTCTTTTGATCTTGAATCTTCAAATAATGATGGTTTGTGCAATGCACGTCAAATGTGTAAATCGACAGCGGAAAACATGAGGGAAAGTTGCAGCGTTTCTAAGGGGGATGCTTGCCAGCCATCAGACGATGTGAGAGCAGAACCCACGAAGCACGCTGTCAGCTCATCACCACTCAGCAGCACTGAAGGGGAATACGCAGTCTCTGCAAGCGGTGTTTTACCCTTACCAGCAAAAAAAGATTGTCCTAACGTCATCTGTGAAGATAAAAGCGTGTTAGCTGAActctcaaaacaaaacttgaaagATACGGAGGATCCCTGTGCAACCTTCCCAAGTAACGTGGCGTTCTCTGCAGACAACACAAGTAGAGGCGACCCCAGAGATGATTTGCGTTGTTCTGACTGGCTGCAAGATTTTGATGCTTCCTCGGGTAAGACGATTTACATCAATACAGCAACTGGGCTGAGCACCTACAGCACTCCTCCTGCTGAAGGATTTCAGGCTGCCTGCGTTAAAGATATAACGACAATGGCTGTGAACGTTGTCTCGGAGAATG GGGTTCAGTATAGGTGCCATCCCTTTAGAAGTGAGATTGTGCTACCCTTCCTTCCTAGACCTCGAAAAGAGAAGACTCTAGCAAGCCAGGATCCGAGAG ATGCTGAAGGCGAGTCTCTCCAGTCATTGCTTTCAGAATGGGATAATCCCGTTTTTGTTCGCTGCCCAGAG ATTGCTGTGGATGTGACCAGTGGTCAGGCTGAGAATCTGGCTGTGAAAATTCACAATATCTTGTATCCTTATCGTTTCACCAAAGACATGGTCCATTCGATGCAG GTTCTTCAGCAAGTGGACAACAAATTTATTGCTTGTGTAATCAACACCAGGAATGAAATGGATAAAAAGGAAG GTGGAAACCTCGTGGTTTTGGTGGATCAACACGCAGCGCATGAACGGATCCGCTTGGAGCAGCTTATTGCAG ATTCCTATGAGAAGGAAGCTGCAGAGTGTGGCAAGAAGAAATTACTGTCCTCCTCCATCTCTCCCCCTATGGAGATTGAAGTTAcagaagagcaaagaagaaTTCTACG atgCTGCTACAAAAATTTGAAGGATCTGGGCCTTGAATTATCATTTCCTGAGACCAACAATTCCTTGATTCTAGTCAAGAAAGTGCCGCTGTGTTTTATAGAAAGAGAAGCCAATGAATTACGACGGAAAAGACAACCTGTCACCGAAAGCATTGTGGAG gagtTTATTCAAGAACAAGTTGAG GAGCTATCAAGTTCAACGACAGTTTGA